Proteins encoded in a region of the Pseudomonas sp. GOM7 genome:
- a CDS encoding gamma carbonic anhydrase family protein, translated as MKYRLGNSRVEAHPESWIAPSADLIGKVRLEAGASVWFGAVLRGDNELIHIGENSNVQDGSVMHTDMGFPLTLGKGVTVGHNVMMHGCTVDDYSLIGINAVILNGVKIGKYCIIGANSLIPEGKVIPDGSLVMGSPGKVVRELTEQQKKMLEASAAHYVHNAQRFARDLVLDDE; from the coding sequence ATGAAATATCGCCTGGGAAACTCTCGTGTCGAGGCTCACCCCGAGAGCTGGATAGCACCGAGCGCCGACCTTATCGGCAAGGTGCGTCTGGAGGCCGGTGCCAGCGTCTGGTTCGGCGCCGTGCTGCGTGGTGACAACGAGTTGATCCACATTGGCGAGAACAGCAATGTGCAGGACGGCAGCGTCATGCATACCGACATGGGTTTTCCGCTGACCCTGGGCAAGGGCGTCACCGTCGGCCACAACGTCATGATGCATGGCTGTACGGTGGACGATTACAGCCTCATCGGCATCAATGCGGTGATTCTCAACGGCGTGAAGATCGGCAAGTACTGCATCATCGGCGCCAACAGCCTGATTCCCGAGGGCAAGGTGATTCCCGATGGCAGTCTGGTGATGGGCAGCCCCGGCAAGGTGGTGCGCGAGCTGACCGAGCAGCAGAAGAAGATGCTGGAGGCCAGCGCCGCCCATTACGTTCATAATGCGCAGCGCTTTGCCCGCGACCTGGTA
- a CDS encoding CoA pyrophosphatase, translating to MLDELLHRLRGYSPRLLETERSFPEAAVLVPITRSDEPELVLTLRASGLSTHGGEVAFPGGRRDPEDVDLIHTALRESEEEIGLPPGLVEVLGPLSPLVSRHGIRVTPYVGLVPDYVEYKANDAEIAAVFSVPLEFFRSDPREVTHRIDYLGQSWYVPSYTYDEYRIWGLTAIMVVELVNLLFDDAQISLHQPPEHFIHLR from the coding sequence ATGCTGGACGAGTTGCTCCATCGCCTGCGCGGCTACAGCCCGCGCCTTCTGGAGACCGAGCGCAGCTTCCCCGAGGCGGCGGTGCTGGTTCCGATCACTCGCAGTGATGAACCCGAGCTGGTGCTGACGCTACGCGCCAGTGGCCTGTCTACCCACGGTGGCGAAGTGGCGTTCCCCGGTGGCCGGCGAGATCCCGAGGACGTCGACCTGATCCATACCGCGCTGCGCGAAAGCGAGGAGGAGATCGGTCTGCCACCCGGCCTGGTGGAAGTGCTCGGGCCGCTCAGCCCACTGGTTTCGCGCCATGGTATACGGGTCACGCCCTATGTCGGGCTGGTGCCCGACTACGTCGAGTACAAGGCCAACGACGCCGAGATCGCCGCGGTGTTTTCCGTGCCACTGGAGTTCTTCCGCAGCGACCCGCGCGAGGTCACCCATCGCATCGATTATCTCGGGCAGAGTTGGTACGTGCCGTCCTATACCTACGACGAGTACCGCATCTGGGGCCTGACCGCGATCATGGTGGTGGAGCTGGTCAACCTGCTTTTCGACGACGCACAGATTTCCCTGCACCAGCCGCCTGAACATTTCATCCATCTGCGCTGA
- a CDS encoding NUDIX hydrolase, whose product MKFCSQCGNPVTHMIPPGDNRLRHVCGHCSTVHYENPRIVAGCLPVWGEQVLLCRRAIEPRRGYWTLPAGFMENGETIEQAAARETLEEACARVRALNLYTLFDLPHISQVYMLFRAELVDLDFAAGEESLEVRLFDENEIPWSELAFPTIGRTLECFFADRRQNVFPVRNEPLAPLRAHSTPR is encoded by the coding sequence ATGAAATTCTGCAGCCAGTGCGGCAACCCCGTCACCCATATGATCCCGCCCGGCGATAACCGTCTGCGCCATGTCTGCGGCCACTGCAGCACCGTGCACTACGAGAACCCACGCATCGTCGCCGGCTGCCTGCCGGTATGGGGCGAGCAGGTGCTGCTGTGCCGCCGCGCCATCGAACCCCGTCGCGGCTACTGGACGCTGCCGGCCGGCTTCATGGAAAACGGCGAGACCATCGAGCAGGCCGCCGCCCGCGAAACCCTGGAAGAAGCCTGCGCACGGGTGCGCGCCCTCAACCTCTACACCCTGTTCGACCTGCCACATATCAGCCAGGTGTACATGCTGTTCCGCGCCGAACTGGTGGATCTGGACTTCGCCGCCGGCGAAGAAAGCCTGGAAGTGCGCCTGTTCGACGAAAACGAGATCCCCTGGTCAGAGCTGGCTTTCCCCACCATAGGCCGTACCTTAGAATGCTTCTTCGCCGACCGGCGACAGAACGTCTTTCCGGTGCGCAACGAGCCGCTGGCGCCGCTGCGTGCCCACTCCACACCCCGTTGA
- a CDS encoding L,D-transpeptidase family protein — protein sequence MRWLLTLFCLTLSLNTLASSPVVDGSRTVDKVLVMKSERKLYLQQRGETIKSYRISLGKQPSGAKQREGDLRTPEGFYWIDWRKPSDKYQLSLHISYPNARDLAKAKQAGVPPGSMIMIHGTPLDEEYPEWFFHTLDWTEGCIAMKNDDIREVWSLVRDGTLIEIRP from the coding sequence ATGCGTTGGCTGCTCACCCTGTTTTGCCTGACCCTCAGCCTCAACACCCTGGCCAGCAGCCCCGTCGTCGACGGCAGCCGCACGGTGGACAAGGTGCTGGTGATGAAATCCGAGCGCAAGCTCTACCTGCAGCAACGCGGCGAGACCATCAAGAGCTATCGCATCTCCCTGGGCAAGCAGCCCAGTGGCGCCAAGCAACGCGAAGGCGACCTGCGCACCCCGGAAGGCTTCTACTGGATCGACTGGCGCAAGCCCAGCGACAAGTACCAACTATCGCTGCACATCTCCTACCCCAACGCCCGCGACCTGGCCAAAGCCAAGCAAGCCGGCGTGCCTCCAGGCAGCATGATCATGATTCACGGCACGCCACTGGACGAGGAATATCCGGAATGGTTCTTCCACACCCTGGACTGGACCGAAGGCTGCATCGCCATGAAGAACGACGACATACGCGAGGTGTGGAGCCTGGTCAGGGATGGCACGCTGATCGAGATAAGGCCCTGA
- a CDS encoding Nif3-like dinuclear metal center hexameric protein encodes MYKLCFYVPEAHLDPVKKAVFAAGGGRVGDYDHCCWQVLGRGQFRALEGSQPFIGQVGRIEEVAEWKVEMVVADELIHDAVKALKKSHPYETPAFDVWRLSDLQF; translated from the coding sequence ATGTACAAACTGTGTTTCTACGTACCGGAAGCCCATCTGGATCCGGTGAAAAAAGCGGTATTTGCCGCCGGTGGTGGGCGTGTCGGTGATTATGACCACTGCTGCTGGCAGGTTCTGGGGCGAGGTCAGTTCCGTGCGCTGGAGGGCAGTCAGCCATTCATCGGCCAGGTTGGCAGAATCGAGGAGGTCGCGGAGTGGAAGGTGGAAATGGTCGTCGCCGACGAGCTGATCCACGATGCGGTCAAGGCCCTGAAGAAGAGTCACCCGTACGAGACGCCTGCCTTCGATGTCTGGCGCCTGTCCGACCTGCAGTTCTGA
- a CDS encoding CDGSH iron-sulfur domain-containing protein, which yields MIPATLPGFHPGYAAMAEDARPILPEVRLVKPGETHRLCRCGHSPELPDCTPHCCQSLILRPEREQHLLLCRCGRSAELPYCDGSHSPSAPGWRGKWRRFLRGE from the coding sequence ATGATCCCTGCCACACTCCCCGGATTTCATCCGGGCTACGCTGCCATGGCCGAAGACGCTCGCCCCATCCTCCCCGAAGTTCGCCTGGTCAAACCCGGTGAAACTCATCGCCTGTGCCGCTGCGGTCATTCTCCCGAGCTGCCGGACTGCACACCCCATTGCTGCCAGTCCCTGATCCTGCGACCTGAGCGTGAGCAGCACCTGCTCCTGTGTCGCTGCGGCCGTTCCGCCGAGCTGCCTTATTGCGACGGCAGCCATAGCCCTTCGGCGCCTGGTTGGCGTGGCAAGTGGCGGCGATTTCTCCGCGGCGAGTGA
- the purL gene encoding phosphoribosylformylglycinamidine synthase, with protein MLILRGAPALSAFRHGKLLEQLTSKVPAVTGLYAEFAHFADVTGVLTADEEQVLARLLKYGPSVPVQEPSGKLFLTIPRFGTISPWSSKASDIARNCGLSKIQRLERGIAYYVSGELSEADSAAVASLLHDRMTQLVLGAMEDAGALFSHAEPKPLTAVDVLGGGRAALEQANQDLGLALAEDEIDYLVKSFNDLGRNPHDIELMMFAQANSEHCRHKIFNASWDIDGESQDKSLFGMIKNTYQMHSEGVLSAYKDNASVIVGHTAGRFFPNPDTREYGASVEPVHILMKVETHNHPTAIAPFPGASTGSGGEIRDEGATGRGAKPKAGLTGFSVSNLNIPDFLQPWEKPYGKPERIVSALDIMIEGPLGGAAFNNEFGRPALNGYFRTFEQAVSSPRGEEVRGYHKPIMLAGGLGNIRENHVQKGEISVGAKLIVLGGPAMLIGLGGGAASSMATGASSADLDFASVQRENPEMERRCQEVIDRCWQLGEANPIKFIHDVGAGGISNALPELINDGGRGGRFELRNVPNDEPGMAPHEIWCNESQERYVLSVDAADFERFQAICERERCPFAVVGEATAEPHLTVTDSHFSNTPVDMPLNVLLGKPPRMHRSVSREAEQGDDFDAAGVDLQDAVSRVLRHPAVASKSFLITIGDRTITGLVARDQMVGPWQVPVADCAVTATSFDVYTGEAMAMGERTPLALLDAPASGRMAVGETITNLAAARIEKLSDIKLSANWMAAAGHPGEDARLYDTVKAVGMELCPALGITIPVGKDSMSMKTRWQDEDGEKSVTSPLSLVISGFAPVQDVRQTLTPELRMDKGETDLILIDLGRGQNRLGGSILAQTHAQIGQSVPDVDDAEDLKAFFAVVQGLNADGHILSYHDRSDGGLLTTVLEMAFAGHCGLALSLDALADAVTELPAVLFNEELGAVIQVRQDATAEVLAQFSAAGLDDCVAVIGQPVNNGEIVISFQGEAVFTGERRLLQRQWAETSYRIQRLRDNAQCADQEFDLLLEEDNPGLSVKLGYDVNHDIAAPYIKKGVRPQVAILREQGVNGQVEMAAAFDRAGFSAIDVHMSDILAGRVSLEQFKGLVACGGFSYGDVLGAGEGWAKSILFNARAREGFQAFFERKDSFALGVCNGCQMMSNLHELIPGTEFWPHFVRNRSEQFEARVAMVQVQESASIFLQGMAGSRMPIAIAHGEGHAEFESEEALLEADLSGTVALRFVDNHGKVTETYPANPNGSPRGITGLTSRDGRVTIMMPHPERVFRAVQNSWRPDEWQEDGGWMRMFRNARVWVD; from the coding sequence ATGTTGATTCTGCGCGGCGCTCCCGCTCTTTCCGCTTTCCGCCATGGCAAATTGCTCGAGCAACTGACCAGCAAGGTGCCGGCCGTGACCGGGCTGTACGCCGAGTTCGCACACTTCGCCGATGTCACCGGCGTTCTGACTGCCGATGAAGAGCAGGTGCTGGCCCGCCTGCTCAAGTACGGCCCGAGCGTGCCGGTACAGGAGCCCAGCGGCAAGCTGTTTCTGACCATTCCGCGTTTCGGCACCATCTCGCCCTGGTCGAGCAAGGCCAGCGACATCGCCCGCAACTGTGGCCTGAGCAAGATCCAGCGCCTGGAGCGTGGTATCGCCTACTACGTCAGTGGTGAGTTGAGCGAGGCCGACAGCGCCGCCGTCGCCAGCCTGCTGCACGACCGCATGACCCAGCTCGTGCTGGGCGCGATGGAGGACGCTGGTGCGCTGTTCAGCCACGCCGAGCCCAAGCCGCTGACCGCCGTCGACGTGCTCGGCGGTGGCCGCGCCGCGCTGGAGCAGGCCAACCAGGACCTCGGCCTGGCCCTGGCCGAGGACGAAATCGACTACCTGGTGAAGAGCTTCAATGACCTGGGGCGCAACCCGCACGACATCGAACTGATGATGTTCGCCCAGGCCAACTCTGAGCACTGCCGCCACAAGATCTTCAATGCCAGCTGGGACATCGACGGCGAGAGCCAGGACAAGTCGCTGTTCGGCATGATCAAGAACACCTACCAGATGCACAGCGAAGGCGTGCTGAGCGCCTACAAGGACAACGCCTCGGTCATTGTCGGCCACACCGCTGGGCGTTTCTTCCCCAATCCGGATACCCGCGAGTACGGCGCTAGCGTCGAGCCCGTGCATATCCTGATGAAGGTGGAAACCCACAACCACCCGACCGCCATTGCCCCGTTCCCCGGCGCTTCCACCGGCTCCGGCGGCGAGATCCGCGACGAGGGCGCCACCGGCCGTGGCGCCAAGCCGAAGGCCGGCCTGACCGGCTTCTCGGTCTCCAACCTGAATATCCCCGACTTCCTCCAGCCCTGGGAAAAGCCCTACGGCAAGCCCGAGCGCATCGTCAGCGCGCTGGACATCATGATCGAAGGCCCGCTGGGCGGCGCCGCGTTCAACAACGAGTTCGGTCGCCCGGCCCTCAACGGCTACTTCCGTACTTTCGAGCAGGCGGTCAGCAGCCCGCGTGGCGAGGAAGTGCGCGGTTATCACAAGCCGATCATGCTCGCCGGCGGCCTCGGCAACATCCGTGAGAACCACGTGCAGAAGGGCGAGATCTCGGTCGGCGCCAAGCTGATCGTGCTCGGCGGCCCGGCCATGCTCATCGGCCTGGGCGGCGGCGCCGCGTCGTCGATGGCCACCGGTGCCAGCTCGGCTGATCTGGACTTCGCCTCGGTACAGCGCGAGAACCCGGAAATGGAGCGCCGCTGCCAGGAGGTCATCGACCGCTGCTGGCAGTTGGGCGAAGCCAACCCGATCAAGTTCATCCACGACGTCGGTGCTGGTGGTATCTCCAATGCCCTGCCGGAGCTGATCAACGACGGTGGCCGTGGCGGTCGCTTCGAGCTGCGCAACGTGCCCAACGACGAGCCGGGCATGGCCCCGCACGAAATCTGGTGCAACGAGTCGCAGGAACGTTACGTACTGAGCGTGGACGCCGCCGACTTCGAGCGCTTCCAGGCCATCTGCGAGCGTGAGCGCTGCCCCTTCGCTGTTGTGGGCGAGGCGACTGCCGAGCCCCACCTGACCGTCACCGACAGCCATTTCAGCAACACCCCGGTGGACATGCCGCTCAACGTGCTGCTGGGTAAGCCACCGCGCATGCACCGCAGCGTCAGCCGCGAAGCGGAGCAGGGCGATGACTTCGACGCTGCTGGTGTGGATCTGCAGGACGCGGTATCGCGCGTGCTGCGTCACCCAGCCGTGGCCAGCAAGAGCTTTTTGATCACCATTGGCGACCGCACCATCACTGGCCTGGTAGCGCGCGACCAGATGGTCGGCCCCTGGCAGGTGCCGGTTGCCGATTGCGCCGTGACTGCCACCAGCTTCGATGTCTACACCGGCGAAGCCATGGCCATGGGCGAGCGCACCCCGCTGGCGCTGCTCGATGCCCCGGCTTCCGGGCGCATGGCAGTGGGTGAAACCATCACCAACCTGGCCGCCGCGCGCATCGAAAAACTCTCCGACATCAAACTGTCGGCCAACTGGATGGCCGCCGCTGGTCATCCAGGTGAAGACGCGCGTCTGTACGACACCGTCAAGGCCGTGGGTATGGAACTGTGTCCGGCGCTGGGTATCACCATCCCGGTGGGCAAGGACTCCATGTCGATGAAGACCCGCTGGCAGGACGAAGACGGCGAGAAGAGCGTGACCTCGCCGCTGTCGCTGGTGATTTCCGGTTTCGCCCCGGTACAGGACGTGCGTCAGACCCTGACCCCGGAACTGCGCATGGACAAAGGCGAGACCGACCTGATCCTGATCGACCTCGGCCGTGGGCAGAATCGTCTGGGTGGCTCGATCCTGGCGCAGACCCATGCGCAGATCGGCCAGAGCGTGCCGGACGTCGACGATGCCGAAGACCTCAAGGCCTTCTTCGCCGTGGTGCAGGGCCTGAATGCCGATGGCCACATCCTTTCCTACCATGACCGTTCCGACGGTGGCCTGCTGACCACCGTGCTGGAAATGGCCTTTGCCGGTCACTGTGGTCTGGCCCTGAGCCTCGATGCTCTGGCCGATGCCGTGACGGAGCTGCCGGCTGTGCTGTTCAACGAAGAGCTCGGCGCGGTGATCCAGGTGCGCCAGGATGCTACCGCCGAAGTGCTGGCGCAGTTCAGCGCTGCTGGTCTCGATGACTGCGTGGCGGTGATCGGCCAGCCGGTCAACAACGGCGAAATCGTCATCAGCTTCCAGGGTGAAGCGGTGTTCACCGGCGAGCGTCGCCTGCTGCAGCGTCAGTGGGCGGAAACCAGCTATCGCATCCAGCGCCTGCGCGACAACGCCCAGTGCGCCGATCAGGAATTCGATCTGCTGCTGGAAGAGGACAATCCCGGTCTGTCGGTCAAGCTTGGCTATGACGTCAACCATGACATCGCTGCGCCCTACATCAAGAAGGGTGTGCGTCCGCAGGTGGCGATCCTGCGTGAGCAGGGCGTCAACGGTCAGGTGGAAATGGCGGCAGCCTTCGACCGCGCCGGCTTCTCCGCCATCGACGTACACATGAGCGATATCCTCGCCGGCCGTGTCAGCCTGGAGCAGTTCAAAGGCCTGGTGGCCTGTGGTGGCTTCTCCTACGGTGACGTGCTCGGCGCTGGTGAGGGCTGGGCCAAGTCCATCCTGTTCAACGCCCGTGCCCGCGAAGGCTTCCAGGCCTTCTTCGAGCGCAAGGACAGCTTCGCCCTCGGTGTGTGCAACGGCTGCCAGATGATGAGCAACCTGCACGAGCTGATCCCTGGCACCGAGTTCTGGCCGCACTTCGTGCGCAACCGCTCCGAACAGTTCGAGGCGCGTGTGGCCATGGTGCAGGTGCAGGAGTCGGCGTCGATCTTCCTGCAGGGCATGGCTGGTTCGCGCATGCCCATCGCTATCGCCCATGGCGAAGGCCATGCCGAGTTCGAGAGCGAGGAAGCTCTGCTCGAGGCCGATCTGTCGGGCACCGTGGCGCTGCGCTTCGTCGACAACCACGGCAAGGTCACCGAGACCTACCCGGCCAACCCCAATGGTTCGCCCCGTGGGATCACCGGCCTGACCAGCCGCGACGGTCGCGTCACCATCATGATGCCGCACCCCGAGCGTGTGTTCCGCGCCGTGCAGAACTCCTGGCGCCCGGACGAGTGGCAGGAAGACGGCGGCTGGATGCGCATGTTCCGCAACGCCCGCGTCTGGGTGGATTAA
- the mltF gene encoding membrane-bound lytic murein transglycosylase MltF — protein MFARPAIRMRCATRLLAIGTLLMLAGCGEDHKPSVLEQVKAAGELRVVTRNSPSTYFQDRNGATGFEYELAKRFAKDLGVELKVETADNLDSLFASLGSKDGPVLAAAGLIDTPQRKRQVRFSIPYLEVTPQVVYRQGDTRPTKAEDLVGKRIMVMAGSSHAEQLAALKQQLPELQFEVSDAVEVVDLLRMVDEGQIDLTLVDSNELAMNQVYFPNVRVAFDLGDTNRMRWAVAAGDDDSLLQEIDAFLKRAESNGTLQRLKERYYGHVDVLGYVGAYTFAQHLQQRLPRYEQMFRHASRSHQVDWRLLAAIGYQESLWQPNATSKTGVRGLMMLTQRTAQSVGVSNRLDPKQSIDGGARYFLKMHEQLPESIAEPDRTWFALAAYNVGGGHLEDARRLTEAEGLDPDKWADVQKILPRLAQKQWYSKTRYGYARGGEPVHFVRNIRRYYDILTWVTQPQLEGTEIAESGIHMPGIDKRKPDEDAPPL, from the coding sequence ATGTTTGCACGACCTGCGATACGCATGCGTTGCGCCACAAGGCTGTTGGCGATTGGAACCCTCCTGATGCTTGCTGGCTGTGGCGAAGATCACAAGCCCAGCGTACTCGAGCAGGTAAAGGCGGCGGGTGAGCTGCGCGTGGTCACCCGAAACAGCCCATCGACCTACTTCCAGGATCGCAACGGCGCCACCGGCTTCGAGTACGAACTGGCCAAACGCTTCGCCAAGGATCTCGGCGTGGAGCTGAAGGTGGAAACCGCCGACAACCTCGACAGCCTGTTTGCCAGCCTCGGCAGCAAGGACGGCCCGGTGTTGGCCGCCGCCGGATTGATCGACACGCCGCAACGCAAGCGCCAGGTGCGTTTCTCCATCCCCTATCTGGAAGTCACCCCGCAGGTCGTCTATCGCCAAGGCGATACTCGCCCGACCAAGGCCGAAGACCTGGTCGGCAAGCGCATCATGGTCATGGCCGGCAGCAGCCACGCCGAACAACTGGCCGCGCTCAAGCAGCAACTACCGGAGTTGCAGTTCGAGGTGTCCGACGCGGTTGAGGTGGTCGACCTGTTGCGCATGGTGGATGAAGGGCAGATCGACCTGACCCTGGTGGACTCCAACGAACTGGCGATGAACCAGGTGTACTTCCCCAACGTGCGCGTCGCCTTCGACCTCGGCGATACCAACCGCATGCGCTGGGCCGTGGCCGCCGGGGACGACGACAGCCTGCTGCAGGAAATCGACGCCTTCCTCAAACGCGCCGAGAGCAACGGCACCCTGCAGCGCCTCAAGGAACGCTACTACGGCCATGTCGACGTGCTGGGTTATGTCGGTGCCTATACCTTCGCCCAACATCTGCAGCAGCGTCTGCCACGCTACGAACAAATGTTCCGCCATGCCTCGCGCAGCCATCAGGTGGATTGGCGCCTGCTGGCCGCCATCGGCTACCAGGAATCGCTGTGGCAACCCAACGCCACCTCCAAGACCGGCGTGCGCGGCCTGATGATGTTGACCCAGCGCACCGCGCAATCGGTCGGTGTGTCCAACCGCCTCGACCCCAAGCAGAGCATCGACGGCGGCGCCCGCTACTTCCTGAAGATGCACGAACAACTGCCGGAGAGCATCGCCGAACCGGATCGCACCTGGTTCGCCCTGGCCGCCTACAACGTCGGCGGTGGTCACCTGGAAGACGCCCGCCGCCTGACCGAAGCCGAAGGGCTGGATCCGGACAAGTGGGCCGACGTCCAGAAGATCCTGCCGCGCCTGGCGCAGAAGCAGTGGTACAGCAAGACCCGTTACGGCTATGCCCGTGGCGGTGAGCCGGTGCACTTCGTGCGCAACATCCGTCGCTACTACGACATCCTCACCTGGGTGACCCAGCCGCAACTGGAAGGCACGGAAATCGCCGAGAGTGGCATCCACATGCCCGGCATCGACAAGCGCAAGCCGGACGAAGACGCCCCGCCGCTATAA
- the tadA gene encoding tRNA adenosine(34) deaminase TadA, which produces MNRPHIIDRSLDEPFMQAALALARQGAELGEVPVGAVLVQDGEIIGRGFNCPISRHDPSAHAEMVAIRAAAESVQNYRLPGSTLYVTLEPCSMCAGLIVHARIARVVYAASEPRAGMAVSQGRFFEQGFLNHRVMVEGGLLAEESGALLKAFFKARRG; this is translated from the coding sequence ATGAACAGACCGCACATCATCGACCGATCCCTCGACGAGCCTTTCATGCAGGCGGCGCTGGCGCTGGCACGCCAGGGCGCCGAGCTGGGCGAGGTGCCGGTGGGGGCGGTGTTGGTACAGGACGGTGAAATCATCGGGCGCGGCTTCAATTGCCCGATCTCACGCCATGACCCCAGCGCCCATGCCGAGATGGTGGCGATCCGCGCAGCGGCTGAAAGCGTGCAGAACTACCGCCTGCCGGGCAGCACCCTGTACGTCACCCTGGAGCCTTGCAGCATGTGCGCCGGGCTTATCGTGCATGCACGTATCGCGCGGGTGGTGTACGCCGCCAGCGAGCCGCGCGCGGGCATGGCGGTCAGTCAGGGGCGTTTCTTCGAGCAGGGCTTTCTCAATCACCGGGTGATGGTGGAGGGCGGGCTGCTGGCCGAGGAGAGTGGTGCGCTGCTCAAGGCGTTCTTCAAGGCGCGGCGCGGCTGA
- a CDS encoding aromatic amino acid transport family protein — protein MSETQIRSVAGQAGAEPVAASGLEVKRLSFLEAVAMIVGTNIGAGVLSMAYASRKAGFAPLLLWLAVAGIFTTITMLYVSETALRTRAHSQLSGLAKRYVGSFGSWAIFLSVAVNSIGALIAYMSGSGKILSAFLGISPALGSLLFFAPAALVLYLGLSAIGKGEKFISIGMVSMILILVVATLINENTDAARLLDGDWVYMVPVFNIAVFCFSAQYIVPEMARGFADRPQLLPRAVITGMISTFVLLAIVPASVIALTGLENQSEVATLAWGEALGQWAFYTANTFALCAMMTSYWGLGGSFLTNIFDKFQSLGAESQPKTRLMVLGLVCVPPFVLAYSGMVGFVNALYFAGAFSGVILSIMPILMLRQARRSGDLQPAWQCGWIAHPALQVMIVLIYLASAVYAVLSALQLLPSGW, from the coding sequence ATGAGTGAAACGCAGATCCGCTCCGTGGCGGGGCAAGCCGGTGCCGAGCCGGTCGCCGCATCTGGGCTGGAGGTCAAGCGCCTGAGCTTCCTCGAGGCCGTGGCGATGATCGTGGGCACCAATATCGGTGCCGGTGTGCTGTCGATGGCCTATGCCAGTCGCAAGGCTGGTTTCGCGCCCCTGCTGCTCTGGTTGGCAGTGGCCGGCATCTTCACCACCATCACCATGCTCTACGTCTCCGAAACCGCGCTGCGCACCCGTGCGCACAGCCAGCTCAGTGGCCTGGCCAAGCGCTACGTCGGCTCGTTCGGTTCCTGGGCGATCTTCCTCTCGGTAGCGGTCAACAGCATCGGTGCGCTGATCGCCTACATGAGCGGCAGCGGCAAGATTCTCTCGGCGTTCCTCGGTATCAGTCCGGCGCTGGGCAGCCTGCTGTTCTTCGCTCCGGCGGCACTGGTGCTGTATCTGGGCCTGAGTGCCATCGGCAAGGGCGAGAAGTTCATCAGCATCGGCATGGTCAGCATGATCCTGATCCTGGTGGTCGCGACGCTGATCAACGAGAACACCGATGCGGCGCGCCTGCTCGACGGCGACTGGGTCTACATGGTGCCGGTGTTCAACATCGCCGTGTTCTGCTTCTCGGCGCAGTACATCGTGCCGGAAATGGCCCGTGGCTTCGCCGACCGCCCGCAACTGCTGCCGCGTGCGGTGATCACCGGGATGATCAGCACCTTCGTCCTGCTGGCAATCGTGCCGGCTTCGGTGATCGCCCTGACCGGCCTGGAGAATCAGTCCGAGGTGGCCACCCTGGCCTGGGGCGAGGCGCTGGGGCAATGGGCGTTCTACACCGCCAACACCTTCGCCCTGTGCGCGATGATGACCTCGTACTGGGGCCTCGGCGGTAGCTTCCTGACCAACATCTTCGACAAGTTCCAGTCGCTCGGCGCCGAGTCGCAGCCCAAGACCCGCCTGATGGTGCTCGGCCTAGTGTGCGTGCCACCGTTCGTGCTGGCGTACAGCGGCATGGTCGGCTTCGTCAACGCGCTGTACTTCGCCGGCGCCTTCAGTGGCGTGATCCTCTCGATCATGCCGATCCTGATGCTGCGCCAGGCGCGCCGCAGTGGTGATCTGCAGCCGGCCTGGCAATGCGGCTGGATCGCTCATCCGGCGCTGCAGGTGATGATCGTGCTGATCTACCTGGCCAGCGCTGTGTACGCCGTGCTCAGTGCTCTGCAGCTATTGCCGTCCGGTTGGTGA